GTTGTTTGGCTAATTCATTAATGATTGGTCCTTTTGAGCGAAGACGTACACGGTAATACCCTTCAGGCTGCTCCACAAAAATTGCCCATGCTACTACTTCATCAATTACACCAGGTAAGGAAACGATTGCTGCTGTTTCTGAGTCTACAATTCCATATTCATCCATTAATGATTGAGGTAATGTGACTTTGGCTGCCCCATTTTCATCTACGTCAATATTTTGATACACATATCCTGCTAGTTTTGCAACAGACATCGGAATTTGTTCTAACTCACGATTCAGCTCAGCTGTATTAAAATCATAGGTCATTAATTCAGCTGCTACATTTAAGGTATGAGGGGTCGTTGATGGATACAAAAATCGGCCAGTATCTCCAACAATCCCTGCATATAAAAGTCTCGCAGCTTTATTATTCATCACTAATTCTGTTTGATTTTCATGATAAAAATCAGCAATTATCTCACTACAACTACTTGCTTTCGGATTGACCCAGACCAAATCACCGTATGGATCATCATTTGGATGGTGATCCATTTTGATTAATTTATCGCCTAAAGAGTAGCGCTCATCACTAATTCTCGGCGCATTCGCCGTATCTGTTACGATCACTAACGCTCCTTTATAGCACTCATCTGCAACAGTGTCCATCTCAGCTAGAAATTCTAATCCTTCGACTGGTCCTCCTGCTTGAAAAATTTGCTTTTTAGGAAAGCTTTCTCTCAAGATTTCTGCCAGACCAACCTGAGAACCGATAGCATCTGGATCTGGTCTTTGGTGACGATGGATAATAATTGTGTCATAGTTTTTGATCATAGCTAAAATTTCTTTTAAAACATTCATGGTTACTTCCTCCTACGTTCGCTCCATTACTTGGCAAACAACAATTGCTTTGGCAACAATAGCATTTTCTATATACACTTCAATATCAAGTTTGGCAGAGCGTCTGCCAATTTCTAAAATTCTTGGTCGAATATCTAATTCACTTTCTAATTGGATAAGCCTTAAGTAATGCAGACTCATTTGCTCAATCAAGACATTTCTTCGTTGATTTGTAATCATCGTCCGTTGAGTCACATTTGCAATAATTTCGCTTAATACGCCAAAAGAAATCGTCCCTACACTATTGACCATTTGAGGCGCAACCGAAAACTTAAATTGTGCTTCCGCTGCCTTATTCCCTTCATCAATCGGCATTACCTCACCAGAAATCTGATCAGAAATGGTATCTGCAATTTGCGGTTGTCTCTGAACTAACTGCATTGCTTTCATCACATCTTGCCTAGAAACAAATCCAACTAAAGACAAGTCATCTTCCACCACTGGCATCACTTCTAAACCATCCCAAATCATTTGGTGACTGACACTAGCCACACTCATCATTTTTTTTGCAACAATCGGATCTTTAGTCATTACTTTTTCCATGGTTAAGGACTCAGCTTTACCTAAAACATCTTTAGCCGTGATTATTCCAACAAGACGTAAACTCTTATTAACCACTGGAAAACGAGAATGTTGGGTCTTATCCGATAGCTGTTGATAATCGGCTATGGTATTTGTAGAATACAAATAATTAGTTTTTTCCAATGAAGTATAAATATCGCTAACCAACATAATATCTTTTTTTATCAATTGATCGCTCAAGGCACGATTAATCATCGTCGCAACTGTAAACGTGTCATAAGTTGTTCTTAATACAGGCATCTCTAATTCATCCGCCAGTTCTGCGATTTCAGATTCTGTATCAAATCCTCCTGTAATCAGTACTGCGGCACCATTTTCTAGCGCCAACTTTTGAACGCCTTGACGATTTCCTACAATCATTAGTGAACCTGGCGTTATATAACGAGTCATTGCTTTTTCAGTCATGGCACCGATCACAAATTTATTCAACACTTTATCAAGACCTGCTGAGCCGCCTAAAACATCTCCTTCAATAATCCGAACAACTTCTCCAAACGTTAGTTTCTC
The DNA window shown above is from Enterococcus sp. 4G2_DIV0659 and carries:
- a CDS encoding DRTGG domain-containing protein, giving the protein MATKHDQILKYIEGLPIGDRISVRSIAKNLGVSEGTAYRAIKEAENIGLVSTIQRVGTIRIERKLKKHIEKLTFGEVVRIIEGDVLGGSAGLDKVLNKFVIGAMTEKAMTRYITPGSLMIVGNRQGVQKLALENGAAVLITGGFDTESEIAELADELEMPVLRTTYDTFTVATMINRALSDQLIKKDIMLVSDIYTSLEKTNYLYSTNTIADYQQLSDKTQHSRFPVVNKSLRLVGIITAKDVLGKAESLTMEKVMTKDPIVAKKMMSVASVSHQMIWDGLEVMPVVEDDLSLVGFVSRQDVMKAMQLVQRQPQIADTISDQISGEVMPIDEGNKAAEAQFKFSVAPQMVNSVGTISFGVLSEIIANVTQRTMITNQRRNVLIEQMSLHYLRLIQLESELDIRPRILEIGRRSAKLDIEVYIENAIVAKAIVVCQVMERT
- a CDS encoding DHH family phosphoesterase, encoding MNVLKEILAMIKNYDTIIIHRHQRPDPDAIGSQVGLAEILRESFPKKQIFQAGGPVEGLEFLAEMDTVADECYKGALVIVTDTANAPRISDERYSLGDKLIKMDHHPNDDPYGDLVWVNPKASSCSEIIADFYHENQTELVMNNKAARLLYAGIVGDTGRFLYPSTTPHTLNVAAELMTYDFNTAELNRELEQIPMSVAKLAGYVYQNIDVDENGAAKVTLPQSLMDEYGIVDSETAAIVSLPGVIDEVVAWAIFVEQPEGYYRVRLRSKGPIINELAKQHHGGGHPLASGANAKDDKEVAVIYQKIQQLCKQYKK